In Bradyrhizobium erythrophlei, a single genomic region encodes these proteins:
- a CDS encoding LamB/YcsF family protein, with protein sequence MATINCDMGEAFGLYRMGDDEALMPLISVANVACGFHASDFNHMRKTVRLAKAHGVKVGAHPSLPDLQGFGRREMKMPREELANCIVYQVGALKGFLEAEGMALNHLKPHGSLYGMAARDESVAHAICDAADVFKVPVMGMIGTCHETVYGARGHVLIAEFYADLDYDDDGRLIITREHYAVDPLRTAARCRRAIAEGKAESINGKDVAVRADSICVHSDTPNAVDVARAVREASKLNP encoded by the coding sequence GTGGCAACGATCAATTGCGATATGGGAGAGGCCTTCGGCCTCTACCGGATGGGCGACGACGAAGCGTTGATGCCGCTGATTTCGGTGGCGAATGTCGCCTGCGGCTTCCATGCCTCCGACTTCAACCACATGCGCAAGACGGTCAGGCTTGCCAAGGCCCATGGCGTCAAGGTCGGGGCGCATCCGTCGCTGCCGGATCTGCAAGGCTTCGGCCGCCGTGAAATGAAGATGCCGCGCGAAGAGCTCGCCAATTGCATCGTCTACCAGGTGGGCGCGCTAAAAGGTTTCCTCGAAGCCGAAGGCATGGCGCTGAACCATCTCAAGCCGCATGGCTCGCTCTATGGCATGGCGGCGCGGGATGAGTCGGTCGCGCACGCGATCTGCGACGCGGCCGATGTCTTCAAGGTGCCGGTCATGGGGATGATCGGTACCTGCCACGAGACGGTCTATGGCGCCCGTGGCCACGTGCTGATCGCCGAATTCTATGCCGATCTGGACTACGACGATGACGGCCGCCTGATCATCACGCGCGAGCATTACGCCGTCGACCCCTTGCGCACCGCCGCGCGCTGTCGGCGGGCCATCGCCGAAGGCAAGGCCGAAAGCATTAACGGCAAGGATGTCGCCGTGCGCGCCGATTCCATCTGCGTGCACTCGGACACGCCGAATGCGGTCGATGTGGCGCGCGCCGTTCGCGAGGCCTCGAAGCTTAATCCTTAA
- the nthA gene encoding nitrile hydratase subunit alpha — translation MSSHDHHHHHDDHSELSETELRVRALETILTEKGYVEPAALDAIVQAYETKIGPHIGASVVAKAWTDPDFKKALLEDGSKAVHALGHQGRVGDHLVVVQNTPQRHNMVVCTLCSCYPWDMLGLPPVWYKASPYRSRAVKDPRGVLADFGVSLPKETEIRVWDSTAETRFLVLPMRPKGTEGWSEKQLAELVTRDSMIGTGFPKAPGAAS, via the coding sequence ATGAGCAGCCACGACCATCACCATCACCACGACGACCATTCGGAACTGTCCGAGACGGAGCTGCGCGTGCGCGCGCTGGAGACCATCCTGACGGAAAAGGGATATGTCGAACCAGCCGCGCTCGACGCCATCGTTCAGGCCTATGAGACCAAGATTGGTCCCCACATCGGCGCGAGCGTCGTTGCGAAGGCTTGGACCGATCCCGATTTCAAGAAGGCGCTGCTTGAGGACGGATCGAAGGCTGTTCACGCGCTTGGTCATCAGGGTCGCGTCGGCGACCATCTGGTAGTCGTGCAAAATACGCCGCAGCGACACAACATGGTCGTCTGCACATTATGCTCCTGTTATCCCTGGGACATGCTCGGGCTGCCTCCGGTCTGGTACAAGGCCTCGCCCTATCGCTCGCGTGCGGTGAAAGACCCGCGCGGCGTGCTCGCCGATTTCGGCGTGAGCTTGCCGAAGGAAACCGAAATCAGGGTCTGGGACTCAACCGCCGAGACCCGATTCCTTGTCTTGCCGATGCGGCCCAAGGGCACGGAAGGCTGGAGCGAAAAGCAATTGGCCGAGCTCGTGACACGGGATTCGATGATCGGCACCGGATTTCCAAAGGCGCCGGGAGCGGCATCTTGA
- a CDS encoding DoxX family protein: MSSSDTTALQDKVLLAARLLAAPLFIYSGIGKILAFEVTAGRLPGGAGGFGSVLAACAIVIELGGSLALILGIYTRCAAIAFIVFTVLASVMFHNFWASPPAQVIPQTVNFLKNLGLIGLFAMIAAFGPGAYALRKK, from the coding sequence ATGTCGAGTTCGGATACCACGGCTTTACAGGACAAGGTGCTGTTGGCCGCGCGCCTGCTGGCGGCACCGCTGTTCATCTATAGCGGGATCGGAAAAATCCTGGCCTTCGAAGTAACGGCGGGACGCTTGCCGGGTGGCGCAGGTGGCTTCGGCAGTGTTCTGGCGGCTTGTGCTATCGTGATCGAACTCGGCGGTTCGCTTGCGCTCATTCTGGGTATCTATACGCGTTGCGCGGCGATTGCTTTCATCGTGTTCACGGTTCTGGCAAGCGTAATGTTCCACAATTTCTGGGCCTCACCGCCGGCGCAGGTGATCCCGCAGACCGTCAACTTCCTCAAGAACCTTGGGCTGATCGGCCTGTTTGCCATGATCGCGGCCTTTGGTCCCGGCGCTTACGCGCTTCGGAAGAAATAA
- a CDS encoding amidohydrolase family protein, protein MQGKVALEEHFAIPETLQDSAGFAPEADWPELKGRLLDIQERRLREMDAHGIEMMLLSLNAPAVQAIPDSDKANDIARRSNDFMAEQIARQPTRFAGLAALPMQTPELATRELTRCVKELGFCGALVNGFSQVTDNPSGIYYDIKAYWPFWAEVERLDVPFYLHPRNPLPKDAAIYEGHRWLLGPSWAFGQETAVHALRLMGSGLFDAYPRLNIVLGHMGEGLPYSMWRIDNHNKWMRVQNNYPAKRQIGEYFRENFYITTSGNFRTQTLIDAMLEIGSDRILFSTDWPFENIDHASDWFDAAPISEIDRQKIGSDNARALFKLK, encoded by the coding sequence ATGCAGGGAAAAGTAGCGCTCGAAGAGCACTTTGCGATTCCGGAAACCCTTCAGGATAGTGCCGGTTTTGCTCCCGAGGCCGACTGGCCGGAATTGAAGGGCCGGTTGCTCGACATCCAGGAGCGCCGCCTGCGCGAGATGGACGCGCACGGCATCGAGATGATGCTGCTGTCGCTCAACGCGCCGGCCGTGCAGGCGATCCCTGATTCCGACAAAGCCAACGACATCGCGCGCCGGTCGAACGACTTCATGGCCGAACAGATCGCTCGCCAGCCAACGCGTTTTGCCGGCCTTGCCGCGCTGCCGATGCAGACGCCGGAGCTTGCGACACGCGAGCTCACGCGGTGCGTGAAGGAGCTCGGCTTTTGCGGCGCGCTGGTCAATGGCTTCAGCCAGGTCACGGACAATCCGTCCGGTATTTATTACGACATCAAGGCCTATTGGCCGTTCTGGGCCGAGGTCGAGCGGCTCGACGTGCCGTTCTATTTGCACCCGCGCAATCCGCTGCCGAAGGATGCGGCGATCTATGAAGGCCACCGCTGGCTGTTGGGACCGTCCTGGGCGTTCGGCCAGGAAACGGCCGTTCACGCGCTCAGGCTGATGGGTTCAGGGTTGTTCGACGCGTATCCGCGGCTCAATATCGTGCTCGGCCACATGGGCGAGGGACTGCCATACTCGATGTGGCGGATCGACAATCACAACAAGTGGATGCGGGTGCAGAACAACTATCCCGCCAAGCGCCAGATCGGCGAATATTTCCGTGAGAATTTCTACATTACGACATCGGGGAATTTCCGCACGCAGACGCTGATCGACGCCATGCTCGAAATCGGCTCGGATCGAATCCTGTTCTCGACCGATTGGCCGTTCGAGAACATCGATCACGCCTCCGACTGGTTCGATGCGGCGCCGATCTCGGAGATCGACCGTCAAAAGATAGGCAGCGACAATGCGAGGGCGCTGTTCAAGCTGAAATAA
- the nthB gene encoding nitrile hydratase subunit beta yields the protein MNGVHDMGGMDGFGKVEPEPNEPPFHEKWEGRVLAMVRAMGAAGAFNIDTSRFYRESLPPHVYLASSYYRKWLLGLEDNLVDKGYVTASELSAGHAEGTAKPVKNGKFGLEKVEKSLVRGHFERQAPAPAKFRIGDRVRAKNMHPATHTRLPRYTRGHVGVIDRILGCQVFPDSAAMELGENPQWLYNVVFDSIELWGPDADPTVKISIDAFEPYLELA from the coding sequence TTGAACGGCGTCCACGACATGGGCGGCATGGACGGCTTCGGCAAGGTCGAGCCCGAGCCGAACGAACCGCCATTTCACGAGAAATGGGAAGGCCGCGTGCTGGCGATGGTCCGCGCGATGGGCGCTGCCGGTGCGTTCAACATCGATACGTCCCGCTTCTATCGTGAATCCCTGCCGCCGCATGTTTATCTGGCCAGCTCCTACTATCGGAAGTGGCTGCTCGGGCTGGAGGATAATCTGGTCGACAAGGGTTATGTCACGGCATCGGAACTTTCGGCCGGCCATGCGGAAGGAACTGCAAAACCGGTCAAGAACGGCAAGTTTGGGCTTGAGAAAGTCGAAAAGAGCCTGGTGCGCGGTCACTTCGAACGGCAAGCACCCGCGCCCGCCAAATTCAGGATCGGCGATCGCGTGCGCGCCAAAAACATGCATCCCGCCACGCATACCCGCCTCCCCCGCTACACGCGCGGCCATGTCGGCGTGATCGACCGCATTCTGGGCTGCCAGGTGTTTCCGGATTCAGCCGCCATGGAGTTGGGTGAAAATCCGCAGTGGCTCTACAACGTGGTGTTCGACAGCATCGAGTTGTGGGGGCCGGACGCCGACCCCACCGTCAAGATCTCCATTGACGCGTTTGAGCCTTATCTGGAGCTAGCATGA
- a CDS encoding enoyl-CoA hydratase/isomerase family protein, with product MTNFVTIEKGLGPEGRIAVVRFDRGDGINALSPEAMRQLTQAARSFEDDGDTSVVVLTGGPKAFSAGFDLKDPEGRLRKSMDIGSLRRHLKLGPRLARAWQELDQITIAAIEGFCIGGGIALAVALDFRVMSSNAHIRIPEIGLGMNMSWQSIPRLLHLMGPARTKQAVILADQRITAEEAHAWRLVEEVTEPGQAFDDAMAFATKFASQPPISAAMTKLTINRLTHALDDLTSHMDVDQFALATLTEDHKEGVAAFLERRKPRFRGR from the coding sequence GTGACCAACTTTGTGACCATCGAAAAAGGCCTCGGCCCCGAAGGCCGGATCGCCGTGGTGCGGTTCGACCGCGGCGACGGCATCAACGCGCTGTCGCCTGAAGCCATGCGGCAGTTGACGCAGGCGGCGCGAAGTTTCGAGGACGATGGCGATACTTCGGTGGTCGTTTTAACCGGCGGTCCGAAAGCCTTCAGCGCCGGATTTGACCTCAAGGACCCCGAGGGCCGCCTGCGCAAGTCCATGGACATCGGCTCCCTGCGCCGGCACCTGAAGCTCGGGCCCCGGCTCGCCCGCGCGTGGCAAGAGCTGGACCAGATCACCATCGCCGCGATTGAAGGTTTTTGCATCGGCGGCGGCATTGCGCTCGCCGTCGCGCTCGACTTCCGCGTCATGAGCAGCAACGCCCATATCCGCATCCCCGAGATCGGTCTCGGCATGAACATGAGCTGGCAGAGCATCCCGCGCCTGCTGCACCTTATGGGCCCGGCCCGCACCAAGCAGGCCGTGATCCTGGCCGACCAGCGCATCACGGCCGAGGAAGCCCATGCCTGGCGTCTGGTGGAGGAGGTCACCGAGCCCGGCCAGGCCTTCGACGACGCGATGGCGTTCGCCACAAAGTTTGCAAGCCAGCCGCCGATCTCGGCTGCGATGACCAAGCTCACCATCAACCGCCTGACGCATGCGCTCGACGATCTCACCAGTCACATGGATGTCGATCAGTTCGCGCTCGCAACCCTGACCGAAGATCACAAGGAGGGCGTGGCGGCATTTCTGGAGCGGCGCAAGCCGCGTTTCCGAGGCCGCTGA
- a CDS encoding MFS transporter produces MSSGNEVDIHEELAGAAVTPLHKMLGIVITLITLFDGYDTFNPAYVIQYVRQPWGLLPSQAGFLVSSGLIGFLFGAMGHGMIADRYGRRNTLLAGLWIVNVLTLLTAIFATSFASFCTLRFLTGLGLGVLLPLGTTFINELAPPRVSNAFSLWGVTFGWSLGGVFAGLIGVFLTPTYGWQILYFVGALSIPLTLLVHAVLPESPKYLAARGRLEELRALMVRLRPDRSAVYATATFHSPDRAAPRNTIAALLAPRYRRVSLTIWVTAFLTLFAIFGLVGWIPTVMIQRGESFASGFSYGALMQGTSFIGGLTLAMLADRGFAPTPRLLGMWWIIGGIAVGTLVFVNSHAFNFVVGAVAGFCVIGAQHVLNNFTANSYETGFRASGVGMELGVGRVGGILGPSVIGFLQQVTGGQDAVFWAIGGAAVVAALVIGSLSVPAKATETSVAPAE; encoded by the coding sequence ATGAGTTCGGGAAACGAAGTCGATATCCATGAAGAACTGGCGGGGGCTGCCGTCACGCCGCTGCACAAGATGCTCGGCATCGTCATCACCCTGATCACGCTGTTCGACGGCTATGACACCTTCAACCCAGCTTATGTCATTCAGTATGTGAGACAGCCCTGGGGACTGTTGCCGAGCCAGGCCGGATTTCTGGTCTCTTCCGGATTGATCGGCTTTCTGTTCGGCGCGATGGGGCACGGCATGATCGCCGACCGCTATGGCCGCCGCAACACGCTGCTGGCGGGCTTGTGGATCGTCAATGTCTTGACGCTGCTCACGGCGATCTTTGCGACCAGTTTCGCGAGCTTCTGCACCTTGCGCTTTCTCACCGGTCTCGGTCTCGGCGTGCTGCTGCCGCTTGGCACCACCTTCATCAACGAACTCGCCCCGCCGCGGGTCAGCAACGCGTTCTCCCTGTGGGGCGTCACGTTCGGCTGGTCGCTGGGGGGCGTCTTTGCCGGATTGATCGGGGTTTTCCTGACGCCGACCTATGGCTGGCAAATTCTCTATTTCGTCGGTGCGCTGTCGATCCCGTTGACGCTGCTGGTGCACGCGGTGTTGCCCGAGAGCCCGAAATATCTTGCCGCCCGAGGCCGGCTCGAGGAGTTGCGCGCGCTGATGGTGCGGCTGCGGCCGGATCGGAGTGCGGTTTACGCGACTGCGACGTTCCATAGTCCCGATCGCGCCGCGCCCAGGAATACGATCGCAGCTCTGCTTGCGCCGCGTTATCGCCGTGTGTCGCTCACAATCTGGGTTACAGCCTTCCTCACGCTGTTTGCGATCTTCGGGCTGGTCGGGTGGATTCCGACCGTCATGATCCAGCGCGGCGAGAGCTTTGCGTCGGGCTTCAGTTATGGCGCCTTGATGCAGGGTACGTCCTTCATTGGCGGGCTGACGCTCGCGATGCTGGCTGACCGCGGATTTGCGCCGACGCCGCGGCTGCTCGGCATGTGGTGGATCATCGGCGGCATCGCTGTCGGAACTCTGGTGTTCGTCAACAGCCACGCGTTCAATTTTGTGGTCGGTGCGGTCGCCGGCTTCTGCGTGATCGGCGCCCAGCATGTCCTCAACAACTTCACGGCCAATTCCTACGAGACCGGCTTCCGCGCCAGCGGGGTCGGCATGGAGCTTGGGGTAGGGCGCGTCGGCGGCATTCTGGGGCCGTCGGTTATCGGGTTTCTGCAACAGGTGACCGGCGGACAGGACGCGGTCTTTTGGGCCATTGGAGGCGCGGCAGTCGTCGCGGCTCTCGTGATCGGCTCGCTCTCGGTGCCAGCTAAGGCCACCGAAACGAGCGTGGCGCCCGCGGAATAG
- a CDS encoding MarR family winged helix-turn-helix transcriptional regulator has translation MYRLSTSLPYLLARLGVRMGDLFVQVVGKDGLTLPMYRVLAALAEQGRPLRLGELAALTSAEMSTLSRLIADMHRDGIVFRERPQNNQRSLQVSLTPHGAALAERFMPVAAHYEKVATGAMTAKEAAALKATLAQIYENLDRLERDLASGAIEKLVGPEPRPRATRARGERSPSPRRTSTAS, from the coding sequence GTGTACAGGCTGTCAACTTCGCTGCCTTATCTTCTCGCCCGCCTCGGCGTGCGCATGGGCGATCTGTTTGTCCAGGTCGTCGGCAAGGATGGATTGACGCTGCCGATGTATCGCGTGCTTGCCGCGCTCGCCGAGCAGGGACGTCCGCTCCGGCTCGGCGAACTCGCAGCGCTGACGTCGGCGGAAATGTCGACGCTGTCGCGATTGATCGCCGACATGCATCGCGACGGCATCGTCTTTCGCGAACGGCCGCAAAACAACCAGCGAAGCCTGCAAGTGAGCCTTACGCCCCATGGCGCGGCGCTGGCCGAACGCTTCATGCCCGTCGCGGCCCATTACGAGAAGGTCGCAACGGGTGCCATGACGGCGAAGGAAGCGGCGGCGCTGAAGGCGACGCTGGCGCAGATCTACGAAAATCTCGACCGTCTGGAGCGAGACCTCGCATCGGGGGCCATCGAGAAGTTGGTTGGTCCGGAGCCACGGCCTCGTGCGACGCGCGCGCGCGGCGAGCGCTCGCCCTCCCCGCGGCGAACCAGCACCGCATCCTGA